One window of the Niallia circulans genome contains the following:
- a CDS encoding DedA family protein yields the protein MEDLILQMIEAFKGLSYFGIMLALTFEFVPAELVLPLAGYWVYEGDMNLYMAIFAGSIGGVLGPLTLYALGRYGGRAAIMKFKNFFLLKDEHITKSDQFFEKYGGSIAFLGRFIPLVRTAISIPCGMAKMNIWKFIIYTYLAMLPITAMYVYLGYKLGPQWKKAGEVFGQYTNYLLIPIAIFIIIFLFTKRKKVKVQ from the coding sequence ATAGAAGATTTGATTTTACAAATGATAGAGGCCTTTAAAGGACTTTCATATTTTGGTATTATGCTTGCACTAACTTTTGAATTTGTTCCAGCAGAACTGGTACTACCGTTAGCTGGCTATTGGGTATATGAAGGAGATATGAATTTATATATGGCTATTTTTGCGGGTTCGATTGGTGGTGTATTGGGACCACTCACTTTATATGCATTAGGCCGATATGGTGGAAGAGCTGCCATTATGAAGTTCAAAAATTTTTTTCTTTTAAAGGATGAACATATTACTAAATCGGATCAATTTTTTGAAAAATATGGTGGAAGTATCGCCTTTTTAGGACGATTCATTCCGTTAGTCCGAACGGCTATTTCGATTCCTTGTGGAATGGCCAAAATGAATATATGGAAATTTATCATTTATACTTATTTAGCCATGCTTCCCATTACAGCGATGTATGTCTATTTAGGTTATAAATTAGGACCTCAATGGAAAAAAGCGGGCGAAGTATTTGGTCAATATACGAACTATTTATTAATCCCTATCGCAATATTTATTATTATTTTTCTGTTTACTAAACGTAAAAAAGTAAAGGTACAATAG
- the psiE gene encoding phosphate-starvation-inducible protein PsiE has protein sequence MQSVRANLIKFFTQLPIFLQALLNSCLFLIGITLSFFLIKETWFIFSYVAFVTEDERDYYLFTEELLTFFLYFEFIALIIKYFDSHFHFPLRYLIYIGITAIVRLIIVEHDAPINAFWWALAILILIISLLLTNLRILKRDY, from the coding sequence ATGCAAAGTGTAAGAGCAAATCTAATCAAGTTTTTTACGCAACTGCCTATATTTTTACAAGCATTATTGAATAGCTGTTTGTTTCTTATAGGGATAACATTGAGTTTTTTTCTTATAAAAGAAACATGGTTTATCTTTTCCTATGTCGCTTTTGTAACAGAGGATGAAAGAGATTATTATTTATTTACTGAGGAACTGCTAACTTTCTTCTTATACTTTGAATTTATAGCTTTAATCATCAAGTATTTTGATTCGCATTTTCATTTTCCATTACGCTATCTCATTTATATTGGTATTACAGCTATAGTAAGATTAATTATTGTGGAGCATGATGCGCCCATTAATGCCTTCTGGTGGGCATTGGCTATTCTTATTTTGATTATTTCATTATTATTAACGAATTTAAGAATTCTCAAGAGGGATTATTAG
- a CDS encoding EcsC family protein: protein MENQKLLRKKLKNIEKWEKNQKGLFFWEKIGRLPFVLLDKLTPTYIQEKIHILLDEIAVYIDNGGQYLVDNEKTLYKVKKELSLKEDVKLEDIKHFPIDSMEQTAETFIKNRAKNAQIQGATTGFGGIFTLAVDIPLIFGITLKTIQEVAVAYGYDPSNKEERIFMIKCMQFTSSDIVGKRAILNELTNASKEEGFAQLQGWREVFASYRDNFGWKKLFQMIPVAGMIFGAYMNKAAIKEVGEVANMLYQKRRILERIG from the coding sequence ATGGAAAATCAAAAGCTGCTTAGAAAGAAATTAAAGAATATTGAAAAATGGGAGAAAAATCAAAAAGGTTTGTTCTTTTGGGAAAAAATCGGAAGACTTCCATTTGTGCTATTGGATAAATTGACACCGACATACATCCAAGAGAAAATACATATACTATTAGATGAAATTGCCGTATATATTGATAATGGCGGACAGTATCTCGTGGATAATGAGAAAACATTGTATAAAGTTAAAAAAGAATTATCGTTAAAGGAAGATGTGAAATTGGAAGATATAAAACATTTTCCGATTGATTCTATGGAACAGACAGCAGAAACCTTTATCAAAAATCGTGCGAAAAATGCCCAAATTCAAGGGGCTACAACTGGTTTTGGCGGTATTTTTACACTAGCTGTTGATATCCCCCTTATCTTTGGAATTACGTTGAAAACCATCCAAGAAGTAGCAGTAGCATATGGTTATGACCCTTCAAATAAGGAAGAGCGAATATTTATGATTAAATGTATGCAATTTACTTCTTCTGATATAGTTGGAAAAAGAGCCATTTTAAATGAATTGACCAATGCCTCTAAGGAGGAAGGTTTCGCACAGCTACAAGGGTGGAGAGAGGTGTTTGCTTCTTATCGAGATAATTTCGGATGGAAAAAACTTTTTCAAATGATACCAGTAGCGGGAATGATTTTTGGTGCCTATATGAATAAAGCAGCCATAAAAGAGGTAGGGGAAGTTGCTAATATGCTTTATCAAAAACGAAGAATATTGGAAAGAATTGGCTAA